The following are from one region of the Bacillota bacterium genome:
- a CDS encoding aldehyde ferredoxin oxidoreductase, with translation MYGNTGRILRVNLTTKQTSVETPDEVFYRRYGGGRNIGAYYLLKEVAPGCDPLGPGNKLIFATSVLTGTGLPGCSRYSVVAK, from the coding sequence ATGTACGGAAACACAGGCAGAATCCTTCGGGTGAACCTGACGACAAAGCAGACGTCAGTTGAGACACCAGACGAGGTGTTCTACCGCCGGTATGGCGGCGGCCGCAACATCGGAGCTTACTATCTTCTCAAGGAAGTAGCGCCAGGGTGCGACCCCCTTGGCCCCGGAAACAAGCTCATCTTCGCCACGAGTGTTCTTACTGGAACGGGCCTCCCAGGTTGCTCGAGATACAGTGTTGTGGCTAAG
- a CDS encoding mandelate racemase/muconate lactonizing enzyme family protein — MRITDVSTCVLKAPLERPFYSATMMFDHRKSLLVRVETDEGIVGWGEAGQFGPAELPKSVIEHVFGPMLIGEDPLNTEKLWQDMYCRTRDYGQKGSVIEAISGIDIALWDIKGKALNLPVSTLLGGRFRERVQAYATGLYYQPDYTPEDYVREAEAYVDKGFKGIKVKIGSNALAQDLALVAGLRREFGEDFLIMVDSNHAYNTRSAIRVGKELERYGVYWFEEPVIPEDIDGYVEVRRALNIAIAGGECEFTHYGFKNLITRHAVDIAQPDLSVTGGFTACKKVADLAHLFGVMVVPHIWGSSVAVLAGLQLIAAIPDLPPTNTPRPGFNETLLEFDQSTNPLRERLSKVPIELSDGFVAIPDRPGIGIDIDETVIEKYCVSGDRRLP, encoded by the coding sequence ATGAGAATTACGGATGTTTCCACATGTGTCCTGAAAGCGCCTCTTGAGCGGCCGTTCTACAGTGCGACCATGATGTTCGACCACCGGAAGTCTCTACTTGTCCGAGTTGAGACAGACGAGGGAATCGTGGGATGGGGTGAGGCCGGCCAGTTTGGCCCGGCTGAACTGCCCAAGAGCGTTATCGAGCACGTCTTTGGCCCCATGCTGATCGGAGAAGACCCCCTAAACACTGAGAAGCTGTGGCAAGACATGTACTGCCGCACGCGAGACTATGGCCAGAAAGGGTCAGTGATCGAGGCCATAAGCGGCATCGACATTGCCCTGTGGGACATAAAAGGCAAGGCCCTGAACCTCCCTGTGTCCACGCTTCTCGGGGGTCGGTTCAGGGAGAGAGTGCAGGCGTATGCCACCGGGCTCTACTACCAGCCCGACTACACTCCCGAAGACTACGTGCGGGAGGCCGAAGCCTACGTTGACAAAGGGTTCAAAGGAATCAAGGTAAAAATCGGAAGCAACGCCTTGGCTCAGGACCTCGCCCTTGTTGCTGGTCTCCGCCGGGAATTCGGTGAGGACTTCCTTATCATGGTTGACTCCAACCACGCCTACAACACCCGCAGCGCCATCAGGGTAGGGAAGGAACTGGAGAGATACGGGGTGTACTGGTTCGAGGAGCCCGTGATCCCCGAGGATATCGATGGATACGTCGAAGTCCGGAGAGCCTTGAACATCGCCATAGCCGGGGGCGAGTGCGAGTTCACCCACTACGGGTTCAAGAACCTCATCACCAGGCATGCGGTGGACATCGCTCAGCCGGACCTCAGTGTGACTGGCGGTTTCACGGCGTGCAAGAAGGTGGCGGATCTAGCTCACCTATTCGGAGTCATGGTGGTCCCTCACATCTGGGGATCGTCAGTCGCTGTGCTTGCCGGCTTACAGCTAATAGCGGCCATTCCTGACCTGCCGCCGACGAACACACCGAGGCCGGGGTTCAACGAGACCCTGCTCGAGTTCGACCAGAGCACAAACCCCCTTAGGGAGAGACTGTCCAAGGTCCCGATCGAGCTTTCCGATGGTTTCGTTGCGATCCCCGACCGGCCTGGGATTGGGATTGACATTGATGAAACCGTGATCGAGAAGTATTGCGTCTCGGGAGATCGTCGACTGCCTTGA